A single Triticum dicoccoides isolate Atlit2015 ecotype Zavitan chromosome 2A, WEW_v2.0, whole genome shotgun sequence DNA region contains:
- the LOC119354769 gene encoding protein PHLOEM PROTEIN 2-LIKE A10-like — translation MNCVPTFSRRHRRWIVCAGAAAGAYLIYHHPAVAARCRRISRLASALSSLADAVAAVASDLAAFLQSGSDSLPTTLTQLSKLASSHEATASASALSGALTAGVLRGYASATNPASGGEVAFSDRLVEKLFSPAGERLVSAVAGTFGRDIVLACYSVPADPSGSAGSSRASWVDVVTSGSCRRAIRSWVEVFTATAVGVFIDKTIHINTYDQICAAATNPAYDSKLQKLLVALCSASVETLVKTSHGVLSNGNGNAHSGNGEVGEGWTETVSSALAVPSNRKLVLDLTGRATLEAVRSFLEFVLWRLHEAARAGGDATARAGLCALRYMSERSMVVAAICIVLCLHVLNRTWLLAPA, via the coding sequence atgAACTGCGTCCCCACCTtctcccgccgccaccgccgctggaTCGTCTGTGCGGGCGCTGCTGCTGGTGCTTACTTGATCTACCACCACCCAGCCGtcgccgcccgctgccgccgcaTCTCCCGCCTGGCCTCGGCTCTCTCGTCCCTCGCCGatgccgtcgccgccgtcgcctccgaCCTCGCGGCCTTTCTCCAATCTGGCTCGGACTCACTGCCTACCACTCTCACTCAACTATCCAAGCTCGCCTCCTCCCACGAGGcaaccgcctccgcctccgcgcTGTCCGGGGCCCTCACCGCCGGCGTGCTCCGCGGCTACGCCTCCGCCACCAATCCAGCTTCCGGAGGCGAGGTAGCGTTTTCGGATCGTCTTGTTGAGAAGCTGTTCTCCCCAGCCGGCGAGCGGCTCGTCTCAGCCGTGGCGGGCACCTTCGGGCGCGACATCGTCCTCGCCTGTTATTCTGTCCCAGCCGATCCTTCAGGATCGGCGGGATCATCGAGGGCGAGCTGGGTAGACGTGGTCACCAGTGGGAGTTGCCGTAGGGCGATCCGCAGCTGGGTGGAGGTCTTCACGGCCACCGCCGTGGGCGTCTTCATTGACAAGACCATCCACATCAACACCTACGATCAGATCTGCGCCGCTGCCACAAACCCGGCCTACGACTCCAAGCTGCAAAAGCTTCTGGTGGCACTCTGCAGTGCTTCCGTCGAGACGTTGGTGAAGACCTCCCACGGCGTACTCTCCAATGGCAATGGAAATGCTCACAGTGGCAATGGTGAGGTTGGGGAAGGATGGACAGAAACGGTCTCGAGTGCGCTTGCTGTTCCAAGCAACCGGAAGCTTGTTCTGGATCTGACGGGCAGGGCGACATTAGAGGCTGTGCGGTCTTTCCTTGAGTTCGTGCTGTGGAGGCTGCATGAGGCTGCAAGGGCTGGCGGTGATGCCACAGCGAGGGCTGGATTGTGTGCCTTGAGGTATATGAGCGAAAGGTCCATGGTTGTCGCTGCCATCTGCATAGTATTGTGCTTGCATGTGTTGAACCGCACATGGCTCTTGGCACCGGCTTGA